Proteins from a single region of Budorcas taxicolor isolate Tak-1 chromosome 7, Takin1.1, whole genome shotgun sequence:
- the LOC128051676 gene encoding olfactory receptor 5V1-like — MDICNQTTVTQFILIGLSELPEVRYPLFVVFTIIYQVTLVGNGVILLAIGTEKKLHTSMYYFLANLSLLDIFCPSVTVPKMLENLLTEKHSISYIGCALQLYFLVALVGTEVFLLSVMAYDRYVAICFPLRYTLMITKVRCVQLTAGTWVAGFLNSLLHTVSTFRLSFCKSNQVNQYYCDIPPVVALSCSSTYVAEMLILVEAGILGSSAFLVIFISYFYIISTILKIQSAEGKRKAFSTCASHLLVVCLFGGTTIFTYVRPFSSQHSPARDRLISMLYGIITPMLNPMIYSMRNTEVKGAIRRLLYQKACL, encoded by the coding sequence ATGGACATCTGCAATCAAACCACAGTGACTCAATTTATTCTTATAGGGCTTTCTGAGCTCCCTGAGGTGCGCTACCCTCTTTTCGTGGTCTTTACCATCATCTATCAGGTCACCTTGGTGGGAAATGGAGTTATTCTCTTGGCCATTGGAACTGAGAAAAAACTGCACACATCCATGTATTACTTTTTGGCAAATTTGTCTCTTTTAGACATCTTCTGCCCATCAGTTACTGTTCCCAAGATGCTGGAGAACCTCTTGACTGAGAAGCACAGCATTTCCTACATTGGGTGTGCTTTGCAGCTTTATTTTCTGGTGGCCCTTGTGGGAACTGaagtctttcttctctctgtcaTGGCTTATGACAGGTATGTGGCCATCTGTTTCCCTCTTCGTTATACCCTCATGATTACCAAGGTTCGCTGTGTTCAGCTGACTGCTGGGACTTGGGTAGCTGGGTTTCTCAATTCCCTCCTTCATACAGTGTCCACATTCCGCCTTTCTTTCTGCAAGTCCAACCAAGTTAACCAGTACTACTGTGACATCCCACCAGTGGTCGCTCTCTCATGCTCATCCACTTATGTGGCAGAAATGCTTATTTTGGTGGAAGCAGGTATCCTGGGGAGCAGTGCCTTCCTGGTCATCTTTATCTCTTATTTCTATATCATATCTACCATCCTAAAGATCCAGTCAGCAGAAGGGAAGCGTAAAGCCTTTTCCACATGTGCTTCCCACCTTCTGGTGGTCTGTTTATTCGGTGGCACGACAATATTTACCTATGTACGTCCCTTTTCCAGTCAACACTCCCCAGCAAGAGATAGACTCATCTCCATGTTATATGGAATTATTACACCAATGTTAAACCCCATGATCTATAGCATGAGAAACACAGAGGTGAAAGGAGCAATCAGAAGGCTCTTATATCAGAAAGCATGTTTATAG